ACCCCTTCTCCGGATGGGTGGATAAACTGGTGGCCGGGCCGGGAGAAGCCTATCTCGCAGACCTTTTCGGGCTGGAGGACCACCGGCGGCGGATCAGCCCACCCGATTACGGAGGATTTGCCCTCAGCGATTATCTGGCCCCGGGCCGTATTCTCCCCTACAGCGCCTCCCGTGGCTGCTGGTGGCGGAATTGCGCCTTTTGTCCGGAAAAAGCGGAAAAAAACGCTTACCACCCCATATCCCCGGAGCAAGTCCAAGCGGATTTACGGATACTGATCGAGACGACCCGCCCCGTTCTGATCCATTTCCTGGATAACGCCCTGAGTCCGGCGCTCCTGCGCGCGCTGATCCGCCGTCCCCCCGGCATTCCCTGGTACGGATTTGCCCGCATCACGCCGGAGCTGAGCGATCCCGATTTCTGCCGGGCCCTCAGGGCTTCAGGTTGTGTCATGCTCAAAATGGGGCTCGAGTCGGGGGACCAGGGGGTGCTGGACAGCCTGGGCAAGGGGGTTGATCTGGCACAGGCCGCCCTCAGCCTTCAACAGCTCCGGAGGGCCGGTATCGGAACGTACGTCTATCTCCTGTTCGGTACGCCGGCGGAAACGATGGAGGCGGCGGAGCGAACCCTGATGTTTGTCTGCCGGCATGCGG
Above is a genomic segment from Deltaproteobacteria bacterium containing:
- a CDS encoding radical SAM protein, translated to PFSGWVDKLVAGPGEAYLADLFGLEDHRRRISPPDYGGFALSDYLAPGRILPYSASRGCWWRNCAFCPEKAEKNAYHPISPEQVQADLRILIETTRPVLIHFLDNALSPALLRALIRRPPGIPWYGFARITPELSDPDFCRALRASGCVMLKMGLESGDQGVLDSLGKGVDLAQAALSLQQLRRAGIGTYVYLLFGTPAETMEAAERTLMFVCRHAEQIHYLNLAIFNLPVFSPEAADLETQPFYEGDLSLYTNFCHPRGWTRRRIRRFLDRSFRCHPVIAPILRRDPACFTSSHAPLFLISDCRGMSSRLAGDLRGKGAERDSG